One region of Candidatus Eisenbacteria bacterium genomic DNA includes:
- a CDS encoding sensor domain-containing diguanylate cyclase — translation MQPATDDLAGNELFFATLQEITSLINGGRAQETIFESVLSCALQMLHAQAVFLITVDGGRIRKFARRVSPDGQLHNLERYELPNHAGISRWVLLEGQPVHVPDVGTDPRYHPSVDSLPGLRTSAVLAAPLKVRDAVLGVLVAVNRVQSTPFDMRHLRVLSLLANQTAIAIENGKLYRRAEQLAVTDDLTQVYNYRFLKMALRREVKRAARFSQRFSVLMIDVDNLKRYNDQNGHLRGSEVLRQVAQILVREARSIDLVAKYGGDEFVVILPQTLRDGAHVLAERVKQSVESTAFPLVLPGVITVSLGVATYPENGFTAGELLEAADLGLYSAKQAGKNQVAAAPEIPAGTARAKMEGSNSPEEGDGESF, via the coding sequence ATGCAACCTGCAACGGATGACCTTGCAGGCAACGAGCTGTTCTTTGCCACCCTCCAGGAAATTACCAGCCTGATCAATGGCGGGAGGGCGCAGGAGACCATCTTCGAGTCGGTCTTGAGCTGCGCGCTCCAGATGCTCCACGCCCAGGCGGTCTTCCTCATCACGGTGGACGGCGGTCGGATTCGGAAGTTCGCGCGCCGCGTCTCCCCGGATGGTCAGCTCCACAACCTCGAGCGCTACGAGCTGCCGAATCACGCCGGAATCTCGCGCTGGGTGCTCCTCGAGGGCCAGCCGGTGCACGTGCCGGACGTCGGCACGGATCCGCGGTACCACCCGAGCGTCGACTCCCTACCGGGCCTGCGGACGTCGGCGGTCCTGGCCGCGCCCCTCAAGGTAAGGGACGCGGTCCTCGGCGTGCTGGTGGCGGTGAACCGGGTCCAGTCGACGCCGTTCGATATGCGCCATCTTCGCGTTCTCTCGCTCCTCGCGAACCAGACCGCGATCGCGATCGAGAACGGGAAGCTCTATCGGCGCGCGGAACAGCTGGCGGTGACCGACGACTTGACCCAGGTCTACAACTACCGATTCCTGAAAATGGCGCTCCGGCGCGAAGTGAAGCGCGCGGCCCGATTCAGTCAGCGGTTCTCCGTGCTGATGATCGACGTGGACAATCTGAAACGCTACAACGACCAGAACGGGCATCTGCGGGGGAGCGAGGTGCTCCGCCAGGTCGCCCAGATCCTGGTGCGGGAGGCGCGCTCGATCGACCTGGTGGCCAAGTACGGCGGGGACGAGTTTGTCGTCATCCTTCCGCAGACGCTGCGGGACGGCGCCCACGTGCTCGCCGAGCGGGTGAAGCAGTCGGTCGAGTCGACCGCGTTTCCCCTCGTGCTCCCCGGCGTGATCACGGTCAGCCTCGGCGTCGCGACCTACCCCGAGAACGGCTTTACCGCGGGGGAGCTTTTGGAAGCAGCCGACCTCGGCCTTTATTCCGCGAAGCAGGCCGGCAAGAACCAGGTCGCGGCCGCGCCAGAGATCCCCGCAGGCACGGCCCGCGCCAAGATGGAGGGTTCGAACAGCCCCGAGGAGGGGGACGGGGAATCGTTTTGA